In Rahnella variigena, one DNA window encodes the following:
- a CDS encoding LysR family transcriptional regulator — translation MKSTNELAELLPSLSVFIQVVEKGSFSSAGREASLAPSSVSRMIDRLEKRLNVVLFTRSTRSVAITEIGLEIYQQALTVLSATQTLFSRADSFSDTPQGVLRITAPNTLGKILLTPFLPAFLRRYPEINVELSLTDRVTNLTQDAYDLALRVTESPPENMVARALMPIDYVLVCAADYDEVLPDFPAALTKHNIFFPDERQFRGAWRFWHNDIMETVTLVPRLMINNSDAMIDAILQGVGIALIPTFIANKYIANGKLHRVLPEWRVENPLPRNTYAITLPNKLLPLKTRVFIDDFMQWIKEEGRV, via the coding sequence GTGAAAAGCACAAATGAGTTAGCCGAACTCCTTCCCAGTTTGTCCGTTTTTATTCAGGTGGTTGAAAAAGGTAGTTTTTCTTCAGCAGGACGGGAAGCTTCGCTGGCTCCCTCTTCTGTGAGCCGGATGATTGACCGGCTGGAGAAACGCCTCAATGTGGTGTTATTTACCCGCTCGACCCGCTCAGTCGCCATCACCGAGATCGGACTGGAAATTTATCAGCAGGCGCTGACGGTACTGTCCGCTACGCAGACACTTTTCTCCCGGGCGGATAGCTTCAGCGATACTCCTCAGGGTGTTTTGCGTATCACCGCGCCAAACACACTGGGTAAGATCCTGCTCACCCCTTTTCTGCCCGCCTTTTTACGCCGCTATCCTGAAATAAACGTCGAACTGTCGCTGACCGATCGCGTCACTAATTTGACGCAGGACGCCTACGATCTGGCACTTCGCGTCACCGAAAGTCCGCCGGAAAATATGGTAGCCCGTGCCCTGATGCCTATCGATTACGTACTGGTTTGTGCTGCGGATTACGACGAAGTGCTGCCCGATTTCCCGGCTGCGCTCACCAAACACAACATTTTTTTCCCCGATGAACGGCAATTTCGCGGTGCCTGGCGTTTTTGGCACAATGATATAATGGAGACTGTGACGCTGGTTCCACGGCTGATGATCAATAACAGTGACGCCATGATTGATGCCATCCTGCAAGGTGTCGGCATTGCGCTGATCCCCACTTTCATCGCCAACAAATACATCGCGAATGGTAAATTGCATCGCGTGTTGCCTGAATGGCGAGTGGAGAACCCTCTGCCGCGCAACACCTACGCAATCACCCTGCCCAATAAACTGCTGCCGCTTAAAACCAGAGTATTTATCGATGATTTTATGCAGTGGATTAAGGAGGAAGGCAGGGTTTAG
- a CDS encoding PTS sugar transporter subunit IIC: MSLKDRFIDSLGGFANTFNSLRYIMAIKASFITLMPVIIVGAFSVLISNMVMDPKNGLAHFEMFSWLATLKPIMSSINYATLSFLTIGAVFLIGIELGKINGSRSLFPGLLAVICFIAVTPTTVDMMVNGQMQEVKDVLAKQFSDTKSLFLGMFIAILSVEIYSRLERINGLRIKMPESVPPNVSASFSALIPAIITVVIVATFGFVFHRVTGMYLYDAVYQVIQRPLESVMQSLPGILLLMFVAQLFWVIGIHGNQMIKPIREPLLLGAIMVNMTAFEQGHEVPNIITMPFWDVYMSIGGSGCTIGLLLAVMLATRRKEMREIAKLSLGPGFFNINEPVIFGMPIMLNPILAIPFIITPLITGTIGYFATSLGFAGRAVVMVPWTTPPIINAWLSTAGSMGAVVTQIGCIVVAVLIYLPFVKVAARRAEQAQLEALQQSQKQAATA, encoded by the coding sequence ATGTCACTGAAAGACCGTTTTATCGATTCTCTCGGGGGATTCGCCAATACCTTTAATAGCCTCAGATATATCATGGCTATTAAGGCGTCTTTTATCACGTTAATGCCCGTTATTATTGTGGGGGCATTCTCAGTTTTAATTTCTAATATGGTTATGGATCCGAAAAACGGATTAGCCCATTTTGAAATGTTCTCCTGGCTGGCAACGCTTAAGCCGATCATGAGCAGTATTAACTACGCCACGCTGAGTTTTCTGACCATCGGTGCCGTATTTTTAATTGGTATTGAACTCGGGAAAATTAACGGTTCACGTTCGTTATTTCCCGGCCTGCTGGCGGTAATTTGTTTTATTGCCGTGACGCCGACCACCGTCGATATGATGGTCAATGGCCAGATGCAGGAAGTCAAAGATGTACTGGCCAAACAGTTCTCCGATACCAAAAGCCTGTTCCTCGGCATGTTTATTGCCATTCTGTCGGTTGAAATTTATTCCCGTCTCGAGCGGATAAACGGCCTGCGTATAAAAATGCCGGAGAGCGTGCCGCCAAACGTGTCGGCATCTTTCTCGGCGTTAATTCCCGCCATTATTACCGTGGTTATCGTCGCGACGTTTGGCTTTGTTTTCCATCGCGTCACCGGCATGTATTTGTACGACGCGGTGTATCAGGTGATTCAGCGTCCGCTGGAATCGGTGATGCAAAGCCTGCCGGGCATCCTGCTGCTGATGTTTGTCGCGCAGCTGTTCTGGGTGATCGGTATTCACGGCAACCAGATGATTAAACCGATCCGCGAACCGCTGCTGCTTGGCGCGATCATGGTCAACATGACGGCGTTTGAGCAGGGCCATGAAGTGCCGAACATCATCACCATGCCGTTCTGGGATGTGTATATGAGCATCGGCGGTTCCGGCTGCACCATCGGTTTGCTGCTGGCGGTGATGCTCGCCACAAGGCGTAAAGAGATGCGCGAAATCGCCAAGCTTTCTCTCGGGCCAGGCTTCTTCAACATCAATGAACCGGTAATTTTCGGTATGCCGATCATGCTCAATCCGATTCTGGCGATCCCGTTCATTATTACGCCGCTGATCACCGGCACCATCGGCTATTTTGCGACGAGCCTTGGTTTCGCCGGACGTGCCGTCGTCATGGTGCCATGGACCACGCCGCCGATTATCAACGCCTGGCTTTCTACTGCGGGGTCGATGGGCGCGGTGGTCACGCAGATTGGCTGCATCGTGGTGGCGGTGCTGATTTATCTGCCGTTTGTGAAAGTGGCTGCACGCCGTGCCGAACAGGCGCAGCTGGAAGCCCTGCAACAGAGCCAGAAACAGGCTGCTACGGCGTAA
- a CDS encoding PTS sugar transporter subunit IIB produces MKRLVLACSAGMSTSLVVTKMEKEAAARGLEFKIYAIPENNLRDELDAYGRDIVAVLLGPQVRFKLAENKKLTDEHGIPIAVIDMVAYGTLNGAKVLDQALSLIQ; encoded by the coding sequence ATGAAACGACTCGTTTTAGCCTGTTCGGCAGGGATGTCCACGTCACTGGTGGTCACCAAAATGGAAAAAGAAGCCGCCGCGCGCGGTCTGGAATTTAAGATTTACGCCATCCCGGAAAATAACCTGCGCGATGAACTGGACGCTTATGGCCGTGATATTGTCGCCGTCCTGCTCGGACCGCAGGTGCGCTTTAAGCTGGCGGAGAATAAAAAGCTGACTGATGAGCACGGTATCCCGATTGCAGTGATCGACATGGTGGCTTACGGCACGTTAAACGGTGCAAAAGTGCTGGATCAGGCGCTATCTCTGATACAGTAA
- a CDS encoding GNAT family N-acetyltransferase: MKIINLTERPEFADAVTDWLWQAFGSENSRAFFASVVKSCLTGADLPQTFIALDGETLAGTVGLWRCDLISRQDLTPWLAALYVDEAYRSCGLGQQLQEFVLEQSRRSGFRQLYLYAEFTGYYERFGWKYIGDALDYPDKPVRVYHQSL; this comes from the coding sequence ATGAAAATCATTAATCTCACCGAAAGGCCGGAATTTGCCGATGCGGTCACAGACTGGCTGTGGCAGGCGTTTGGCAGCGAAAACAGCCGGGCGTTTTTTGCCAGTGTGGTGAAAAGCTGTCTGACCGGCGCAGATTTGCCGCAAACCTTTATTGCGCTCGACGGAGAGACATTAGCGGGAACGGTGGGATTGTGGCGCTGCGATTTGATCAGCCGTCAGGATCTGACGCCGTGGCTGGCCGCGTTATACGTGGATGAAGCGTATCGTTCGTGCGGGCTGGGGCAGCAGTTACAGGAATTTGTGCTGGAGCAGAGCCGCCGCAGCGGCTTTCGTCAGTTGTATCTCTACGCCGAATTTACCGGCTATTACGAACGTTTTGGCTGGAAATATATCGGGGACGCGCTGGATTATCCGGACAAACCGGTGCGCGTCTATCACCAGTCGCTTTAG
- the lysA gene encoding diaminopimelate decarboxylase, whose product MPRALNDMSTALNAANLLALPQQFGCPVWAYDAEIIKARIAQLRQFDVVRFAQKACSNIHILRLMREQGVKVDSVSLGEIERALVAGFIPGREDSEIVFTADVLDQPTLERVTALDIPVNAGSIDMLSQIGQHKAGHPVWLRVNPGFGHGHSQKTNTGGENSKHGIWYADLPQALAEIARYGLKLVGIHMHIGSGVDYGHLEQVCDAMVRQVIETGQDIEAISAGGGLSIPYHFEEESIDTGHYFGLWNRAREQIAAHLGHEIKLEIEPGRFLVAEAGVLVAQIRAVKDMGSRHFVLCDAGFNDLMRPAMYGSYHHISLLPADGREVSGQPLTDSVIAGPLCESGDVFTQQAGGGVETFPLPPVHIGDYLVFHDTGAYGASMSSNYNTRPLLPEVLFENGVPRLIRRRQTVEELIALEL is encoded by the coding sequence ATGCCACGCGCCCTGAACGATATGTCTACCGCGCTTAATGCCGCGAACTTACTGGCTCTGCCGCAACAATTTGGCTGCCCTGTGTGGGCGTATGATGCGGAGATTATTAAAGCGCGCATCGCGCAGTTGCGTCAGTTTGACGTCGTCCGTTTTGCACAAAAAGCCTGTTCCAACATTCATATTCTGCGTCTGATGCGCGAGCAGGGCGTGAAGGTCGATTCTGTTTCGCTGGGCGAGATTGAACGTGCGCTGGTGGCCGGTTTTATTCCGGGCCGCGAAGACAGTGAGATTGTGTTCACCGCAGACGTGCTGGATCAGCCGACGCTGGAACGCGTGACGGCGCTGGATATTCCGGTGAACGCTGGTTCCATCGACATGCTCAGTCAGATTGGTCAGCATAAAGCCGGGCATCCGGTGTGGCTGCGCGTCAATCCGGGCTTCGGTCACGGACACAGCCAGAAAACCAACACCGGCGGTGAAAACAGCAAACACGGGATCTGGTATGCCGATTTGCCACAGGCGCTGGCAGAAATCGCCCGTTACGGCCTGAAACTGGTGGGTATTCATATGCATATCGGTTCCGGCGTGGATTACGGCCATCTTGAGCAGGTTTGCGATGCGATGGTGCGTCAGGTGATTGAAACCGGACAAGATATTGAAGCGATTTCAGCCGGCGGTGGTCTGTCGATCCCGTATCATTTTGAAGAAGAATCCATTGATACCGGCCACTATTTTGGCCTGTGGAACCGTGCGCGTGAGCAAATCGCTGCGCATCTGGGGCATGAAATTAAACTGGAGATCGAGCCGGGGCGGTTCCTGGTGGCGGAAGCTGGCGTGCTGGTGGCGCAAATCCGTGCGGTGAAAGACATGGGCAGCCGTCATTTTGTGCTGTGTGATGCAGGTTTTAACGACCTGATGCGTCCGGCGATGTACGGCAGCTATCACCATATTTCGCTGTTACCGGCCGATGGCCGCGAGGTGAGCGGACAACCGCTGACGGATTCCGTGATCGCCGGTCCTTTGTGCGAATCCGGTGACGTGTTTACCCAGCAGGCAGGCGGCGGAGTGGAAACCTTCCCGCTGCCGCCGGTACACATCGGCGATTATCTGGTGTTCCACGATACCGGCGCGTACGGCGCATCGATGTCATCGAACTACAACACCCGTCCTCTGCTGCCGGAAGTGTTGTTTGAGAATGGCGTGCCGCGGTTGATTCGTCGCAGGCAGACGGTGGAAGAGTTAATTGCTCTGGAATTGTAG
- a CDS encoding FCD domain-containing protein, giving the protein MEKGVVSQDRKQYQEIGHDLREQIKQGHFAVGSRLPPERNMAETYGVSRTIVREALLMLELEGTVDIRQGSGVYVIRIPSQEEGEDELMYQGQIGPFEILQARQLLESNIAAFAAKMATKADIENLRRTLEQEQIAIVANDESGDNDRLFHLLIAGATQNQMLLDSVKNIWMHRDSSPLWKQLHSHIATRGYRLKWLADHQNILAALRRRDVMGSYQAMWQHMENVKNTLMELSDVDAPEFDGYLFESVPIFQGKLV; this is encoded by the coding sequence GTGGAAAAAGGTGTGGTTTCGCAGGACAGAAAGCAGTATCAGGAAATCGGGCACGACCTGCGTGAGCAAATCAAGCAAGGGCATTTCGCCGTGGGATCCCGCCTGCCGCCCGAACGCAATATGGCGGAAACCTACGGCGTCAGCCGGACGATCGTGCGCGAAGCCTTACTGATGCTGGAACTGGAAGGCACGGTGGATATCCGTCAGGGTTCCGGTGTGTACGTGATCCGCATTCCTTCTCAGGAAGAAGGCGAAGACGAACTGATGTATCAGGGGCAGATTGGCCCCTTTGAAATCCTGCAGGCGCGGCAGTTGCTCGAAAGCAATATTGCCGCGTTTGCCGCCAAAATGGCCACCAAAGCGGATATCGAAAACCTGCGCCGCACGCTGGAGCAGGAACAAATCGCCATCGTCGCCAATGATGAAAGCGGTGATAATGACCGGCTGTTCCACCTGCTGATTGCCGGTGCGACGCAAAACCAGATGCTGCTCGATTCGGTGAAAAATATCTGGATGCACCGCGATTCCAGCCCGCTGTGGAAACAGTTACACAGCCATATCGCTACCCGCGGTTACCGCCTGAAATGGCTGGCTGATCATCAGAATATTTTGGCCGCACTGCGCCGCCGCGACGTGATGGGCTCGTATCAGGCGATGTGGCAGCACATGGAAAACGTCAAAAATACGCTGATGGAACTGTCGGATGTCGATGCACCGGAGTTTGACGGTTATCTGTTTGAGTCTGTGCCGATTTTCCAGGGCAAGCTGGTCTGA
- the galR gene encoding HTH-type transcriptional regulator GalR, protein MATIKDVAKLAGVSVATVSRVINHSPKASDSSREAVQNAMQHLQYHPNANARALAQQATETLGLIVADVSDPFFGAMVKAVEQVAYATGNFLLIGNGYHNVEKERQAIEQLIRHRCAALVVHAKMLPEDELTSLMQQIPGMVLINRTLPGFEQRCIALDDRYGSWLATRHLIQAGHQRIAILCSNHGISDASDRLQGYIDALTEHNIPVDDKLIAYAEPDEIGGEKAMADLLGLGKGFTAVTCYNDPMAAGALSVLSDNSIDVPGEISLIGFDDVLISRYLRPRLTTVRYPVVAMANQAAQLALALANGQPLPETTHMFSPTLVRRHSVSSPSNT, encoded by the coding sequence ATGGCGACGATTAAGGATGTAGCAAAACTGGCAGGCGTATCGGTTGCGACCGTTTCACGCGTAATAAATCATTCCCCGAAAGCCAGTGACAGCTCGCGGGAAGCCGTACAGAACGCCATGCAACATCTGCAATATCACCCAAATGCCAACGCCCGCGCCCTGGCTCAGCAGGCGACCGAAACGCTGGGGCTGATCGTGGCCGATGTTTCCGATCCGTTTTTCGGTGCGATGGTGAAAGCCGTCGAACAGGTCGCCTACGCCACCGGCAACTTTCTGCTGATTGGTAACGGTTACCATAACGTGGAAAAAGAGCGTCAGGCCATTGAGCAACTGATCCGCCACCGCTGTGCGGCGTTAGTGGTTCACGCCAAAATGCTGCCGGAAGATGAACTGACCAGCCTGATGCAGCAAATCCCCGGTATGGTGCTGATTAACCGCACGTTACCGGGCTTCGAACAGCGCTGTATCGCCCTCGATGACCGCTATGGCTCCTGGCTGGCGACGCGTCATCTGATCCAGGCCGGACATCAGCGCATCGCGATTTTATGTTCCAACCACGGTATTTCCGATGCCAGCGACCGTTTGCAGGGGTATATCGACGCGCTGACAGAACACAATATTCCGGTCGATGACAAGCTGATTGCTTACGCGGAACCGGATGAAATTGGTGGCGAAAAAGCCATGGCGGATTTACTCGGACTGGGCAAAGGATTCACGGCGGTGACCTGCTATAACGACCCGATGGCCGCCGGTGCATTATCGGTATTAAGCGATAACAGCATTGATGTGCCGGGCGAGATTTCGCTGATTGGCTTTGATGATGTGCTGATTTCGCGCTACCTGCGCCCCCGCCTGACCACGGTACGTTATCCGGTGGTGGCGATGGCGAATCAGGCTGCGCAACTGGCGTTAGCCCTGGCAAACGGTCAGCCGCTGCCGGAAACGACCCATATGTTCAGCCCGACGCTGGTGCGCCGTCACTCGGTAAGCAGCCCGTCGAATACCTAA
- a CDS encoding glycoside hydrolase family 1 protein: protein MSKVSIAIPDGFILGAAASAWQTEGWSGKKDGQDSYLDLWYKNNRHVWHNGYGPAKATDFINRYKEDVALMKASGLTHYRTSVNWSRFFTDYERGTVDEEYAAYIDDYLDEMKRNGIEPMLCLEHYELPAFLIEKYDGWSSKKVVELFVLYAEKVFERYAGKVSRWFTFNEPVVVQTRVYLDAIRWPFEQNTAKWMQWNHHKVLATAKVVELFHRKKYNVAGTVGVILNPEVTYARSSAAHDQKAAHLYDLFYNRVFLDPMIKGEYPQELLELLEKHDVHFDYSEAELAVIRNNTVDEVGINLYYPHRVKAPSREWNKDTPFHPAYYYEHFELPGRRMNKSRGWEIYPKIVYDMAMRIKTEYGNISWFVAENGMGIENEGQFRDAKSGEIQDDYRIEFVAEHLYWTLKAREDGANCQGYMLWAFTDNVSPMNAFKNRYGLIEIDLDNNRDRRQKKSSHWFKSLSESGVLSLTLDDQEK from the coding sequence ATGAGTAAGGTTTCAATCGCCATTCCTGACGGATTTATTCTCGGTGCTGCGGCATCTGCGTGGCAGACCGAAGGCTGGAGCGGCAAAAAAGACGGGCAGGATTCGTATCTGGATCTCTGGTACAAAAACAACCGCCATGTCTGGCACAACGGCTACGGCCCGGCGAAAGCCACCGATTTCATCAACCGCTACAAAGAAGATGTGGCGCTGATGAAAGCCAGCGGACTGACGCATTACCGCACGTCGGTTAACTGGTCGCGCTTTTTCACCGACTACGAACGGGGCACAGTCGATGAAGAATACGCCGCCTACATTGACGACTATCTGGATGAGATGAAACGCAACGGCATCGAACCGATGCTGTGTCTGGAGCACTACGAGTTACCGGCGTTTCTGATTGAAAAATACGATGGCTGGAGCTCAAAAAAAGTCGTCGAACTGTTTGTGCTCTACGCGGAAAAAGTCTTTGAACGCTATGCCGGAAAAGTCAGCCGCTGGTTTACCTTCAACGAACCGGTGGTGGTGCAGACCCGCGTGTATCTGGATGCGATCCGCTGGCCGTTCGAACAAAACACCGCCAAATGGATGCAGTGGAATCATCACAAAGTGCTGGCAACCGCCAAAGTGGTCGAGCTGTTTCATCGCAAAAAATATAACGTCGCAGGCACAGTCGGGGTGATTTTAAATCCGGAAGTGACGTACGCCCGCTCATCGGCGGCGCATGACCAAAAGGCGGCGCATTTATACGATTTATTCTACAACCGCGTATTTCTGGATCCGATGATTAAAGGGGAATATCCGCAGGAGTTGCTGGAATTACTCGAAAAGCACGACGTACATTTCGATTATTCAGAAGCAGAACTGGCGGTTATCCGTAATAACACCGTGGATGAAGTGGGTATTAATCTTTATTACCCGCACCGCGTAAAAGCCCCGTCCCGCGAGTGGAATAAAGACACGCCGTTCCATCCGGCGTATTACTACGAACATTTCGAATTACCCGGTCGGCGGATGAATAAATCGCGCGGGTGGGAAATCTATCCAAAAATTGTTTATGACATGGCGATGCGCATTAAAACAGAATACGGAAATATTTCGTGGTTTGTTGCTGAAAACGGTATGGGTATCGAAAATGAAGGTCAGTTCCGCGATGCAAAAAGCGGGGAAATTCAGGACGACTATCGTATTGAATTTGTTGCCGAGCATCTTTACTGGACATTAAAAGCGCGGGAAGACGGTGCGAATTGTCAGGGATATATGCTCTGGGCGTTTACCGATAATGTCTCGCCAATGAACGCGTTTAAAAACCGTTACGGTCTTATTGAAATTGATCTTGATAACAACCGTGATCGCCGTCAGAAGAAATCATCTCACTGGTTTAAATCGCTCAGTGAAAGTGGTGTGTTGTCATTAACGCTCGATGACCAGGAAAAATAA
- the hilA gene encoding L-isoleucine 3(1)-dioxygenase, which yields MSELLAEKQQEMVLSGSVKKGFSYLETEPDNVDFSVIKNIILHGHHQGNVLYIIRNFANKEICQDVAEKFNQMVDRNGGGNRADDGFVLTNQIGATQFSRNGEQYMAEVNRVNGSVAELMSVADSYATESLFLNRTLEDLFLDEGIHFGPARYKNSYACFATFRRWLDNGVMSLMPHEDRAQLKFAQQDDFEIADAMTVTAFNVCLEAAQGGGELKMWNLDPDEPCRARFGVTDTGYPYPPHLLQGVESLSVRLNAGDIYFMNACHLHGVSSVSQGSRLTAGRFIGRLNNSKVVYWT from the coding sequence ATGAGTGAATTATTGGCTGAAAAACAGCAAGAGATGGTATTGTCCGGTTCAGTAAAAAAGGGCTTCAGTTATTTAGAAACTGAGCCTGATAATGTCGATTTTAGTGTTATCAAGAATATTATTCTGCACGGTCATCATCAGGGTAATGTTCTGTATATTATCCGTAATTTTGCGAATAAAGAAATCTGCCAGGATGTAGCAGAAAAGTTTAATCAGATGGTGGATCGCAACGGTGGCGGAAATCGCGCCGATGACGGTTTTGTTCTGACCAATCAGATTGGCGCCACACAGTTTTCCCGTAACGGCGAGCAATATATGGCGGAAGTTAACCGGGTCAACGGCAGTGTTGCAGAACTGATGTCCGTCGCGGACAGCTATGCCACCGAGTCCCTGTTCCTTAACCGTACTCTGGAAGATTTATTCCTGGATGAAGGCATCCATTTTGGTCCGGCGCGTTATAAGAATTCTTACGCCTGTTTTGCCACGTTCCGTCGCTGGCTGGATAACGGTGTTATGTCGCTGATGCCTCATGAAGACCGCGCCCAGCTTAAGTTTGCACAGCAGGATGATTTTGAAATTGCCGATGCAATGACGGTTACCGCGTTTAATGTGTGCCTGGAAGCGGCGCAGGGCGGAGGCGAATTGAAGATGTGGAACCTCGATCCGGATGAGCCTTGCCGCGCCCGCTTTGGCGTGACGGACACCGGTTATCCGTATCCCCCGCACCTGTTGCAGGGAGTGGAATCACTGTCAGTGCGACTGAATGCCGGGGATATTTATTTCATGAACGCCTGTCATCTGCACGGTGTCAGCAGCGTCAGTCAGGGAAGTCGTCTTACGGCCGGGCGCTTTATTGGCAGACTCAATAACAGCAAAGTGGTGTATTGGACATAA
- a CDS encoding transporter substrate-binding domain-containing protein — translation MLNQTVIERIRQHDVLNVGVSLGFKGLSFRNALHNCWEGFDIDLARAVAVAVLGDVGKIHYMPLQSGDRFRALRDGVIDLGSFNSSITFQRESESEVSFVHPMLFDGEVLMTPASNLLEPVEQAKYTRERRIAAMRGSTTEENLKRYFGNLNLSCEIRLFDSPTQARQAYQLGECNIYCLDSYLLAGERAQLKDKEAHIILQDRISLEAMSPAVSSHDTQWLKAVTWIMRTLIEAENLQITSKNILEMSQEATGYLRTFLYPSEQHCKNLGLRPDFIRAIIHQVGNYGEIFQRNLGKYSELNQERRDNNLWSQGGMLYSPLFI, via the coding sequence ATGTTGAACCAAACGGTTATTGAACGGATACGCCAGCACGATGTGCTGAATGTTGGCGTTAGTCTGGGTTTTAAAGGATTGTCGTTTCGCAATGCATTACACAATTGCTGGGAAGGGTTCGACATTGATCTAGCCCGGGCGGTCGCGGTGGCGGTGTTAGGTGATGTCGGGAAAATTCATTATATGCCGTTGCAGTCCGGCGACCGGTTTCGGGCGCTGCGTGACGGAGTGATTGACCTGGGGTCATTTAATTCCAGCATCACCTTCCAGCGTGAATCAGAGTCAGAAGTCAGTTTTGTTCATCCGATGTTGTTTGATGGTGAAGTGCTGATGACGCCGGCGAGTAATTTGCTCGAACCCGTTGAACAGGCAAAGTATACCCGCGAGCGCCGGATAGCAGCCATGCGGGGATCCACTACCGAAGAAAACCTGAAGCGTTACTTTGGAAATTTAAATCTCTCTTGCGAGATCCGACTGTTTGATTCGCCGACGCAGGCTCGTCAGGCTTATCAGCTGGGCGAATGCAATATTTACTGTCTCGATTCCTATCTGCTGGCCGGCGAACGTGCTCAGCTGAAAGATAAAGAAGCGCACATTATCTTGCAGGATCGCATCTCGCTGGAAGCCATGTCACCGGCAGTGTCCTCTCATGATACGCAGTGGCTTAAAGCGGTGACCTGGATCATGCGTACGCTGATAGAAGCGGAAAACTTACAGATCACCAGCAAAAACATTCTGGAAATGAGTCAGGAGGCGACGGGTTACCTGCGCACTTTCCTTTATCCGTCAGAGCAGCATTGTAAAAATCTGGGGCTGCGTCCGGATTTTATCCGCGCGATCATTCATCAGGTCGGAAATTACGGTGAAATATTCCAGCGTAATTTAGGTAAATACTCAGAGCTTAATCAGGAACGTCGGGATAATAATTTATGGTCTCAGGGGGGGATGCTGTACTCGCCTTTATTTATCTGA
- a CDS encoding PTS lactose/cellobiose transporter subunit IIA: MEFDLEQTVMELLINAGEARSNAMMAIQHARKKEWAQADAMLKASDDAARVAHKVQTQLIGLDEGVGKIPVNLIMVHSQDHLMTAMLCRDLAEEIVLLRKEMFDK, from the coding sequence ATGGAATTCGATCTGGAACAAACGGTGATGGAGTTATTGATCAACGCCGGAGAAGCACGATCTAACGCAATGATGGCAATTCAGCACGCACGTAAAAAAGAGTGGGCACAGGCTGATGCGATGCTGAAAGCCTCGGACGACGCGGCGCGGGTCGCACACAAAGTCCAGACGCAACTGATTGGTCTGGATGAAGGCGTGGGCAAAATCCCGGTGAATCTGATCATGGTGCACTCGCAGGATCATCTGATGACCGCCATGCTGTGCCGTGATCTGGCCGAAGAGATCGTGTTACTGAGAAAAGAGATGTTTGATAAGTAA